One genomic window of Borreliella burgdorferi B31 includes the following:
- a CDS encoding CvpA family protein has product MIINDPVKITGIVDILIIIIFTSLGFRGFLRGFIKEISGFAEVFVLILLLYKKTEEFRRFVEPIIELSYIQALLVFFLLIHIGFLILQSLIESIISQLKLLFFNRILGLVLGLLEAFGIIAIVVYIIHSQQIFKPEYFLKESKLLDYLNPGINYLFKISKTK; this is encoded by the coding sequence ATGATAATAAACGATCCTGTAAAAATAACTGGAATAGTAGACATATTAATAATAATAATTTTTACATCTTTGGGATTTAGAGGATTTTTAAGAGGATTTATTAAAGAAATTAGCGGATTTGCTGAAGTTTTTGTTTTAATCCTACTGCTTTACAAAAAAACTGAAGAATTTAGAAGGTTTGTTGAACCTATTATTGAGCTATCCTACATTCAAGCACTACTTGTATTTTTTTTGCTTATACATATAGGATTTTTAATACTACAATCCCTAATAGAATCAATAATAAGTCAACTTAAATTGCTATTCTTCAATAGAATACTAGGCTTAGTGCTTGGCCTACTTGAAGCTTTTGGAATAATTGCAATCGTGGTTTACATAATACACTCACAACAAATATTTAAACCTGAATATTTCCTAAAAGAAAGCAAACTACTTGATTATTTAAATCCTGGAATAAACTATCTCTTTAAAATTTCAAAAACAAAATAA
- a CDS encoding two-component system sensor histidine kinase NtrB, with protein MNNFFKKALTKLNKLSNEQKTKFIEQIYKKIEIYDGIFASINEGIIVLDKQNNIIYANKILYQILALTSKSKIEILDDIQIPNLINLIKELVRTEDKIIGLEVPISNGIYIKISFMPYVKEKKLEGNIILIEDIKEKKKKEELFRRVEALASFTRHARNIAHEIKNPLGAIDINLQLLKKEIEKQKMKNGKAENYFKVIKEEINRVDKIVTEFLLTVRPIKINLQEKDIKQVIGSVCELLNPGLENKHIKLLLNLNKISNILIDEKLLKQVIINIVKNAEEALLETKKEIKKIEIFLFEKDNKIHINIKDNGNGIKDGVKEEIFKPQFSTKEKGSGIGLTISYKIIKELGGEIFVESKEGKGTIFTITLPKLNKKNILIEGY; from the coding sequence ATGAATAATTTTTTCAAAAAAGCTTTAACAAAGCTAAACAAATTATCTAACGAACAAAAAACTAAATTTATTGAACAAATTTACAAAAAAATAGAAATATATGACGGAATATTTGCATCAATTAATGAAGGAATCATTGTACTTGACAAACAAAACAATATAATCTATGCAAACAAGATTTTATACCAAATTTTAGCTTTAACATCTAAATCAAAAATAGAAATTCTTGATGACATTCAAATTCCAAACTTAATAAATTTAATAAAAGAACTAGTTAGAACAGAAGATAAAATAATAGGATTAGAAGTTCCAATCTCAAACGGCATATATATTAAAATCTCATTTATGCCTTATGTAAAAGAAAAAAAACTTGAAGGCAACATTATTTTAATCGAAGACATTAAAGAGAAAAAAAAGAAAGAGGAACTATTTAGAAGAGTTGAGGCTTTGGCCTCTTTTACAAGGCATGCAAGAAATATTGCCCATGAAATCAAAAACCCACTTGGAGCAATCGATATAAATTTACAACTGCTAAAAAAGGAAATTGAAAAACAAAAAATGAAAAATGGTAAAGCTGAAAATTATTTTAAAGTAATAAAAGAAGAAATAAACAGAGTAGATAAAATAGTAACAGAATTTTTACTAACTGTCAGACCAATAAAAATTAACTTACAAGAAAAAGATATTAAACAAGTAATAGGCAGCGTATGTGAATTGTTAAATCCTGGATTAGAAAATAAACACATAAAACTATTGCTTAATTTAAACAAAATAAGCAATATTCTCATTGATGAAAAACTATTAAAACAAGTTATTATAAACATCGTTAAAAACGCAGAAGAAGCACTGCTTGAAACAAAAAAAGAAATAAAAAAAATAGAAATTTTTCTCTTCGAAAAAGACAATAAAATACATATCAACATAAAAGATAACGGAAACGGAATAAAAGATGGGGTAAAAGAGGAAATATTTAAGCCTCAATTTAGCACAAAAGAAAAAGGAAGTGGAATAGGACTTACTATTTCTTATAAAATAATAAAAGAGCTTGGAGGTGAAATTTTTGTGGAAAGCAAAGAGGGCAAAGGCACTATTTTTACAATTACGCTGCCTAAACTAAATAAAAAAAATATTTTAATTGAAGGGTATTGA
- a CDS encoding sigma-54-dependent transcriptional regulator: MSKILVADDEKNIREGIATYLEDEGYFVFTASDGEEALETIENENLDVIISDLRMPQISGEKLLKIVKEKNLGIPFIILTAHGTVDSAVDAMREGAYDFLTKPLDLERLLLIIKRSLNKKENNDNENANLENILIRKDLKYYEKIMGKSLLMQKIFELVIKIAKSNASILITGESGVGKEIIADAIFDLSNRNDKPFIKVNCAALSESILESELFGHEKGAFTGAISKKKGRFELANKGTIFLDEIAEISPEIQVKLLRVLQNKTFERVGGEATIKVDIRLLAATNKNIEEEIKKEKFREDLFYRLNIININIPPLRERKDDISYLTNILIKDVAKENNREEKTLSNDAMKALYYYDWPGNIRELKNVLESALILSKGKQITKEDLPAKIKNNENLIFKITLPXGISLKEAEKEIIKQTLFHSKNNKSKCAEILKIGRKTLHNKIIEYNID, translated from the coding sequence ATGAGCAAAATACTTGTAGCTGATGATGAAAAGAATATTAGAGAAGGAATTGCTACTTATCTTGAGGATGAAGGATATTTTGTTTTCACTGCTAGTGACGGAGAAGAAGCTCTTGAAACAATTGAAAATGAAAATCTTGATGTAATAATATCTGACCTGAGAATGCCCCAGATATCTGGAGAAAAATTGCTCAAAATAGTTAAAGAAAAAAACTTGGGAATACCTTTTATTATTCTAACAGCCCACGGAACAGTTGATTCTGCTGTAGATGCCATGAGAGAGGGTGCTTATGATTTTTTAACAAAGCCCTTAGACCTTGAAAGACTTTTGCTAATAATAAAAAGATCACTAAATAAAAAAGAAAATAACGATAATGAAAATGCTAATTTAGAAAATATACTAATAAGAAAAGATCTAAAATACTATGAAAAAATCATGGGAAAATCCCTATTAATGCAAAAAATTTTTGAACTTGTAATAAAAATAGCAAAATCAAATGCATCTATTCTTATAACGGGCGAAAGCGGTGTTGGTAAAGAAATAATAGCAGATGCTATTTTTGATCTTTCAAATAGAAATGACAAACCATTTATAAAAGTAAATTGCGCAGCACTTTCTGAAAGCATTCTTGAAAGTGAACTTTTTGGCCATGAAAAAGGAGCATTCACTGGAGCAATTTCCAAAAAAAAAGGCAGATTTGAACTTGCAAACAAAGGCACAATTTTTCTTGATGAGATAGCAGAAATTTCACCTGAAATTCAAGTCAAGCTTTTAAGAGTACTGCAAAACAAAACTTTTGAACGTGTTGGGGGAGAAGCTACAATTAAAGTTGATATCAGGCTTCTGGCTGCAACAAACAAAAACATTGAAGAGGAAATTAAAAAGGAAAAATTTAGAGAAGATTTATTTTATAGATTAAATATCATTAATATAAACATACCGCCTTTAAGAGAAAGAAAAGATGATATATCTTATTTAACAAACATACTAATAAAAGACGTCGCAAAGGAAAACAATAGAGAAGAAAAAACTCTTTCTAATGATGCAATGAAAGCTCTCTATTATTACGATTGGCCAGGAAATATTAGAGAATTAAAAAATGTGCTTGAAAGTGCATTAATATTATCAAAAGGCAAACAAATCACTAAAGAAGATTTGCCAGCAAAAATCAAAAATAATGAAAATCTTATATTTAAAATAACACTACCAATNGGAATTAGCCTAAAAGAAGCTGAAAAAGAAATAATAAAACAAACACTTTTTCATTCCAAAAACAACAAAAGCAAATGCGCCGAAATACTAAAAATAGGAAGAAAAACTTTACACAATAAAATAATCGAATATAATATTGATTAA